In the genome of Candidatus Polarisedimenticolia bacterium, the window CATGGCGACGCCGAGGAAGAGCGCGAAGGCGGCAAAGGGAATGTTGGAAGCGGAGAGCGACCTGTAGAGGAGGAGCGCGAGCGCCGTCCCCAGAAAGAACGGCACGACGATGCTGGCGTGGCTCACCAGGACGGCCGCGTGGGCTTGCCGCCGGATCTGGAGCGTGTCGATCTCCGTTCCGACGACGAACATGAAGAGCACCACCCCGATCTGGCTGATGGCCTGGAGGAGAGCCAGCGAGGACGCGGGGAAGAGATATGCCTGGGCCCGCGGCGCGAGCATTCCGAGAAACGAAGGGCCGAGAAGGATCCCCGCCACCATCTCGCCGATCACCGCCGGCTGCGCCATGCGCCGGAAGAGGGTGCCGGTGAGCCGCGAGGCGAACAGGATGACCAGGACTTGCAGCAGGAGAACCGCCAGCGGGTGTCTCAGGTTCTCGCCCAGCCCTCCCGCGCTCGCCCTTTCGGGGGTGGACGGCACGCCGGCGGCGGGCAGGGAGTCGTGCCGGGTCTCGAGCCCTCTGCCCGCCTGGAGGATCATCAGGACGCCCGCCCCGAAGACGAGGATGAGGGCCGCGTAGATCAGGATGTTCTTGCGCACTCGTCCAAATCTCCGAAGAGGGAGCTTGCCCCCCGCCCTGGCCCGGCGGGTCGCATCATCTCGCCTCGTCCAATCCTTCCCGGCGGGCCATGAAGGCCCAAAGGAGCAGACCCGCGCCGGAGATCCCCGGCATGATCATCAGATGCAGGATCTCGAAGGCCAGCGAGCTGCCGCCGGATCCGTGCGACGGTCCCATGTAGCCGGTGGCCGCCGTCAGCAGGATCGAGACGAGCGCCAGCAAGACGACTCCGGCCGCTGCCAGGCCCCGATTCTCCTGCTTGGCGATCGCCCCTTGCACCAGGGAGCCGATCGCGAGCGGAGTCACCAGCCAGGTCGAGCCGATGAGCACCTGGGCCAGCGGACGGTGCAGTCTCTCCAGGGCCCCGAAGATCCCGGCGACCCCGACGATCCCCCAAAGAGCGAAAAGGGCCAAAGCGGCCTTTTCATTGAAGGCGCACCCGGCGCGCGGGTAAAGACGTCTCAGGAACCAGCCCGCGGCGCCGAGCAGCGGAAGCAGCAGCCACTTCAGGATTTCGATCATCGCGACTCGGCTCGATTCCCGGTTGTGCGGGACCTCTCGCGAGGCCGGCCTGGTCCGATTACTTCGCCGGGACCCGCGTGCTCGGATCGTCGGCCGGATTGACGTACGTCAGGGAGAATGGACCCATGCCGTGAACCTGGACCGTCGCGTCCGTCTTCGCCATGGCGTAGTGACGCATCTCGGCGGGCAGAAGCGCATAGCCTCCCGCCGGGAGGTCCTTCATCGCGGCTTGATTGAACTTTTCCCCCATGCCCAGCGCGAAGGTGCCCGATACCACCGTCACATTCTCATCGGTGGGATGCCAGTGCGGCGCGATCTTGTAGCCGGCCGGCATCTTCAGGCGCACCGTGAACAGGCCGGCCTTGCCAGGGTCCCCGGAGAGTACGGTGAAGGTGGCGCCCTTCTCGAAAACCGGCGGCGGATCCCCCCACTTGATGTCGGCCGCGGTCGTCA includes:
- a CDS encoding cupin domain-containing protein — its product is MRKSFSWAVLLLATIVGVAWGQGATAPGHVLTTAADIKWGDPPPVFEKGATFTVLSGDPGKAGLFTVRLKMPAGYKIAPHWHPTDENVTVVSGTFALGMGEKFNQAAMKDLPAGGYALLPAEMRHYAMAKTDATVQVHGMGPFSLTYVNPADDPSTRVPAK